A window of Blastomonas sp. SL216 contains these coding sequences:
- a CDS encoding FAD-dependent oxidoreductase: MQDSYDIAIVGAGHAGAQAAICLRQMGFDGSIGLIGDESFPPYERPPLSKEYLAGDKPFERILLRPEAFWAERNIDLQQGKRVTGVDPVAHVLTLSGGATLGYGKLIWATGGSPRMLDCQGSNARNVFAVRTRADVDKIMARLETTTSVAIIGGGYIGLEAAAVMRKLGKQVTLIEALDRVLSRVAGPSLSAFFEEEHRAHGVDLRTGYTVDHIETDEAGHAVAVQCGNGERIAADMVIVGIGIIAQTGPLMTAGAAGGNGVDVDEYCRTSLPDIYAIGDCAAHANPFANDRVIRLESVQNANDQAKVAAAHIMGEPQAYHAIPWFWSNQYDLRLQTVGLSIDYEQELVRGDPASRSFSVIYLRGGKVIALDCVNATKDYVQGRKAIVDNIPLDLAQLADPLVPIKEVGHA, encoded by the coding sequence GTGCAGGACAGCTATGACATCGCCATCGTGGGCGCGGGCCATGCCGGGGCACAGGCCGCGATCTGCCTGCGCCAGATGGGCTTTGATGGCTCGATCGGGCTGATCGGCGACGAATCCTTCCCCCCCTATGAACGCCCGCCGCTGTCCAAGGAATATCTCGCAGGCGACAAGCCGTTCGAGCGCATCCTGTTGCGGCCCGAAGCCTTCTGGGCCGAGCGCAATATCGATCTGCAGCAGGGCAAGCGCGTGACCGGCGTCGATCCGGTCGCGCATGTGCTGACGCTGAGCGGCGGCGCGACTTTGGGCTATGGCAAGCTGATCTGGGCCACAGGCGGATCGCCGCGCATGCTCGATTGCCAGGGCAGCAATGCGCGCAACGTGTTTGCGGTGCGCACCCGCGCGGATGTCGACAAGATCATGGCGCGGCTGGAGACGACCACCAGCGTCGCGATCATCGGTGGCGGCTATATCGGGCTGGAAGCGGCGGCCGTGATGCGCAAGCTGGGCAAGCAGGTGACGTTGATCGAGGCGCTCGACCGCGTGCTGTCGCGCGTCGCGGGGCCATCGCTCTCGGCCTTTTTCGAGGAGGAGCACCGCGCGCACGGTGTCGATCTGCGCACGGGCTATACCGTTGACCATATCGAGACCGACGAGGCGGGGCACGCCGTGGCCGTGCAGTGCGGCAATGGGGAGCGGATTGCGGCGGACATGGTGATTGTCGGCATCGGCATCATTGCACAGACCGGCCCGCTGATGACTGCGGGGGCCGCAGGCGGCAACGGCGTCGATGTCGATGAATATTGCCGCACCAGCCTGCCCGATATCTATGCGATCGGCGATTGCGCCGCGCACGCCAACCCGTTCGCCAACGACCGCGTCATCCGCCTCGAATCGGTTCAGAACGCCAACGATCAGGCCAAGGTCGCCGCCGCCCACATCATGGGCGAACCCCAGGCCTATCACGCGATCCCCTGGTTCTGGTCCAACCAGTATGACCTGCGCCTGCAGACGGTGGGACTGTCAATCGATTACGAACAGGAACTGGTGCGCGGCGACCCGGCGAGCCGCAGCTTCTCGGTCATCTATCTCCGCGGTGGCAAGGTGATCGCGCTTGATTGCGTCAACGCGACCAAGGACTATGTTCAGGGACGAAAGGCGATCGTGGACAACATCCCGCTCGACCTGGCCCAGCTCGCAGACCCTCTGGTGCCCATCAAGGAAGTTGGCCACGCCTGA
- a CDS encoding efflux RND transporter periplasmic adaptor subunit — MPRFALVGMAALALAGCSGGDEGKGRQRPVPEVGYVVVKASAVPVAVELAGRIAAFEMSEVRPQVTGLIRRRFFTEGAIVRAGQTLYEIDQRLYRAATAEASANLNSAIANAEATRIRAERLKPLAEAQAVAMQDYTDALAASRQAAAAVQQGRAQVQTANVNLQFTRVPAPITGRIGRSLFTVGALVTGNQAEPLAVIQGVDPVFVDIQQSSADLLTLRRSLAQGGSVPASAEVSLVLEDGSEYGPRGVVQFSEVMVNAATGTVTLRARFSNPQGLLLPGMFVRARFDQAINTNAILVPQAAVTHNARGDASVFVVDAGNKAAERKVTADRAVGNDWVVTSGLKPGDKVIVQGLAKIKPGAPIRPVPASKPQVIAPPKPDTKG; from the coding sequence ATGCCACGCTTTGCCCTGGTCGGGATGGCGGCGCTGGCGCTTGCCGGGTGTTCGGGCGGTGATGAGGGCAAGGGCCGGCAGCGCCCGGTGCCCGAAGTCGGCTATGTCGTGGTCAAGGCCAGTGCGGTGCCGGTGGCGGTCGAGCTCGCCGGGCGGATTGCCGCATTCGAGATGTCCGAGGTCCGCCCGCAGGTTACCGGGCTGATCCGCCGCCGGTTCTTTACCGAAGGGGCCATCGTCCGCGCCGGGCAGACCTTGTACGAAATCGACCAGCGCCTGTATCGCGCCGCCACCGCAGAGGCGAGCGCCAACCTGAACAGCGCGATCGCCAATGCCGAAGCCACGCGCATCCGGGCCGAACGGCTGAAGCCGCTGGCCGAGGCGCAGGCGGTGGCGATGCAGGACTATACCGACGCGCTCGCCGCATCACGCCAGGCGGCAGCCGCCGTGCAACAGGGCCGTGCGCAGGTGCAGACCGCCAATGTCAATCTGCAGTTCACTCGGGTACCAGCGCCAATCACCGGGCGTATCGGGCGGTCATTGTTCACGGTCGGCGCGTTGGTCACCGGCAACCAGGCCGAACCGCTGGCGGTGATCCAGGGCGTCGATCCGGTCTTTGTCGATATCCAGCAATCGAGCGCCGACCTGCTCACGCTGCGCCGCTCGCTGGCGCAGGGCGGCTCGGTTCCGGCCAGTGCCGAGGTGTCGCTGGTGCTGGAAGATGGCAGCGAATACGGGCCGCGCGGCGTCGTCCAGTTTTCCGAGGTCATGGTCAATGCCGCGACCGGTACGGTGACCCTGCGCGCGCGCTTCTCCAACCCGCAAGGCCTGTTGCTGCCCGGCATGTTCGTGCGGGCGCGCTTCGATCAGGCGATCAACACCAATGCCATTCTGGTGCCGCAGGCGGCGGTCACGCACAATGCGCGCGGCGATGCGAGCGTGTTCGTGGTTGATGCGGGCAACAAGGCCGCAGAGCGCAAGGTGACTGCCGATCGTGCGGTCGGCAATGACTGGGTCGTGACCAGCGGGTTGAAGCCCGGCGACAAGGTGATCGTCCAGGGCCTGGCCAAGATCAAGCCCGGCGCGCCGATCCGGCCCGTTCCGGCCAGCAAGCCTCAGGTGATCGCGCCGCCCAAGCCCGACACCAAAGGCTGA
- a CDS encoding multidrug efflux RND transporter permease subunit, translating into MSRIFIERPIFAWVLAIITMLAGVGAIYLLPVEQYPDVAPPQVNIRATFPGASADTLENSVTQIIEQQLTGIDGLLYFNSSSTSRGQVTISATFEKGTDPDIAQVQVQNQVQQALARLPQQVQQQGLRVTKSNPDFLFIVGVYDETDRSTNIDVSDFLVSNLQDTLSRIDGVGETNVFGSQYAMRIWLDPDRLASVGLMPGDIVTAIRNQNTEVAAGEVGGLPQPESNRLNATVTSQSRLRTVDEFKAIILKSEQSGAIVKLGDVARVELGAENYSASSRINGHPGAGLAISLAPGADALATADLVKQAVADARSSFPPGYNVAYANDSTAFIRLSIEEVVQTLIEAIILVVIVMFVFLQSWRATLIPTIAVPVVLLGTFAIFYLADFSINTLTLFGLVLAIGLLVDDAIVVVENVERLLDENPDMTPKEATIKSMGEIQVALVAIAVVLSAVFLPMAFFGGSTGVIYRQFSITIVSAMVLSALVALILSPALTATLLKQKKHDGTERESRLKRSWPWGAQRMERAQRWFNHGFARGTDRYVAAVEKVVDRKWLFMAIYAIVLVLLVALFVRLPTGFLPTEDQGAARLQFRLPAGATQGRTREVQLAIEKYMLNDERKNIAVMFSVAGGGQGAAGQNTGQGFVNFVDWSDRTGAADSADAISERATKAFSAFRDAQVNVLVPAAIRGLGQTNGFSLQLQNTSGMSREEFAEARDKLLELAENDPVLAGVRLGELPDVQTLQVDIDQPKLASLGLNQNDVNTTLSAAWGGQYVNDFIDRGRVKRVFVQADAPYRATPDDIGRWFVRGNDGQMAPFSAFSRTRWSTTPTTLSRFQGYPSFQYEGQAAPGQSSGAAMDRIEELAKEIPGVSVAWSGLSFQERLSSGQAPLLYSLSLLVVFLCLAALYESWTIPVAVMLVIPLGLVGAVFAVTLRGLENDVYLQIGLLTTMGLAAKNAILVIEFAEQAEKRGARVIDAALEAARLRLRPILMTSLAFIFGVLPLALSSGAGANSRIAIGTSVIGGMLTATVLAIFFIPLFFVLVRRTTRDTLKKLHIGEPKPNEGAA; encoded by the coding sequence ATGTCGCGCATCTTCATCGAGCGACCGATTTTTGCCTGGGTGCTGGCAATCATCACGATGCTGGCAGGCGTCGGCGCGATCTATCTGCTGCCGGTCGAGCAATATCCCGATGTCGCCCCGCCCCAGGTCAACATCCGCGCGACCTTTCCCGGAGCCTCGGCGGACACGTTGGAAAACAGCGTCACCCAGATTATCGAGCAGCAGCTGACCGGCATCGACGGGCTGTTGTATTTCAACTCCAGCTCCACCTCGCGCGGGCAGGTGACGATCAGCGCGACGTTCGAAAAGGGCACCGACCCGGATATTGCGCAGGTGCAGGTGCAGAACCAGGTGCAGCAGGCGCTCGCCCGTCTGCCGCAGCAGGTGCAGCAACAGGGGCTGCGCGTAACCAAATCGAACCCCGATTTCCTGTTCATCGTCGGCGTCTATGACGAGACCGACCGCAGCACCAATATCGATGTGTCGGACTTTCTGGTGTCGAACCTGCAGGATACCCTGTCGCGCATCGATGGTGTCGGGGAAACCAACGTGTTCGGATCGCAATATGCGATGCGCATCTGGCTCGATCCCGATCGTCTCGCCTCTGTCGGGCTGATGCCGGGCGACATCGTCACCGCCATCCGCAACCAGAATACCGAGGTCGCCGCAGGTGAGGTCGGCGGGCTGCCGCAGCCGGAGAGCAACCGGCTCAACGCCACGGTCACGTCGCAATCGCGCCTGCGCACGGTGGACGAATTCAAGGCGATCATCCTCAAGTCCGAACAGAGCGGCGCGATCGTCAAGCTGGGCGATGTCGCCCGGGTGGAGCTGGGCGCGGAAAACTATTCCGCCTCCAGCCGCATCAACGGCCATCCGGGCGCGGGCCTGGCGATTTCGCTGGCCCCCGGCGCGGACGCGCTGGCCACTGCCGATCTGGTCAAGCAGGCCGTGGCCGACGCACGGTCGAGCTTTCCTCCGGGTTACAACGTGGCCTATGCCAATGATTCGACCGCCTTCATCCGGCTGTCGATCGAGGAGGTGGTGCAGACGCTGATCGAGGCGATCATTCTGGTCGTCATCGTGATGTTCGTCTTCCTGCAAAGCTGGCGCGCGACGCTGATCCCGACCATCGCGGTGCCGGTGGTGCTGCTGGGGACGTTCGCGATCTTCTATCTTGCGGATTTCTCGATCAATACGCTGACCCTGTTCGGGCTTGTGCTGGCTATCGGCCTGCTGGTTGATGATGCGATCGTGGTGGTCGAGAATGTCGAGCGCCTGCTCGACGAAAATCCCGACATGACGCCCAAGGAAGCGACCATCAAGTCGATGGGCGAGATCCAGGTGGCACTGGTGGCGATTGCCGTGGTGCTGTCTGCCGTGTTCCTGCCGATGGCATTTTTCGGCGGGTCGACCGGCGTCATCTATCGCCAGTTCTCGATCACCATCGTCTCGGCCATGGTGCTGTCGGCGCTGGTCGCGCTGATCCTCAGTCCGGCGCTGACCGCGACGCTGCTCAAGCAGAAAAAGCATGACGGGACCGAGCGGGAGAGTCGGTTGAAGCGCAGCTGGCCCTGGGGCGCGCAGCGGATGGAGCGCGCGCAGCGCTGGTTCAACCACGGCTTTGCCCGCGGGACCGACCGCTATGTCGCGGCGGTCGAAAAGGTGGTCGATCGCAAATGGCTGTTCATGGCGATCTATGCGATCGTGCTGGTACTGCTGGTCGCGCTGTTCGTGCGGCTGCCCACAGGGTTCCTGCCGACCGAGGATCAGGGCGCGGCGCGGCTGCAGTTCCGCCTGCCGGCCGGCGCGACCCAGGGGCGCACACGCGAAGTGCAGCTGGCGATCGAGAAGTACATGCTCAATGACGAGCGCAAGAATATCGCGGTGATGTTCAGCGTGGCCGGTGGCGGGCAGGGCGCGGCAGGCCAGAATACCGGCCAGGGCTTCGTCAACTTTGTCGACTGGTCCGATCGCACCGGTGCAGCAGATTCTGCCGATGCGATCAGCGAGCGGGCGACCAAGGCCTTCTCCGCCTTTCGCGATGCGCAGGTCAATGTGCTGGTGCCGGCCGCGATACGCGGGCTGGGCCAGACCAACGGCTTCAGCCTGCAGTTGCAGAACACCAGCGGCATGAGCCGAGAGGAGTTCGCAGAAGCGCGCGACAAGCTTTTGGAACTGGCGGAAAATGACCCGGTGCTCGCGGGCGTGCGGCTGGGCGAACTGCCCGATGTGCAGACGCTGCAGGTCGATATCGACCAGCCCAAGCTGGCCTCGCTGGGGCTCAACCAGAATGACGTCAACACCACGCTGTCGGCGGCCTGGGGTGGGCAATATGTCAATGATTTCATCGACCGTGGCCGGGTGAAGCGCGTGTTCGTGCAGGCTGATGCGCCCTATCGCGCGACGCCCGATGATATCGGCCGCTGGTTCGTGCGCGGCAATGACGGGCAGATGGCGCCATTCTCGGCATTCTCCCGCACCCGCTGGTCGACCACGCCGACGACGCTGTCGCGCTTCCAGGGCTATCCGAGTTTCCAGTATGAAGGCCAGGCGGCACCGGGGCAGAGCTCCGGCGCGGCGATGGACCGGATCGAGGAGCTGGCCAAGGAGATCCCGGGGGTCAGCGTGGCCTGGTCAGGGCTTTCATTCCAGGAACGACTGTCCTCGGGCCAGGCACCATTGCTCTATTCGCTGTCGCTGCTCGTCGTCTTCCTCTGCCTGGCTGCGCTTTACGAAAGCTGGACGATCCCCGTTGCGGTGATGCTGGTGATCCCATTGGGCCTGGTCGGGGCGGTGTTCGCGGTGACGCTGCGCGGGCTGGAGAATGACGTCTATCTGCAGATCGGCCTGCTCACCACCATGGGGCTGGCGGCGAAGAACGCCATTCTGGTGATCGAATTTGCCGAGCAGGCGGAAAAGCGCGGCGCGCGCGTCATCGATGCTGCGCTTGAGGCCGCGCGCCTGCGTCTGCGGCCCATTCTGATGACCAGCCTGGCATTCATCTTCGGCGTGCTGCCTCTCGCCCTGTCGAGCGGCGCAGGGGCGAACAGCCGCATCGCGATCGGCACATCGGTGATCGGCGGCATGCTGACCGCGACGGTGCTGGCGATCTTCTTCATCCCGCTGTTCTTCGTGCTGGTCCGCCGTACGACGCGCGACACGCTCAAGAAGCTGCACATCGGCGAGCCCAAGCCCAATGAAGGTGCAGCATGA
- a CDS encoding efflux transporter outer membrane subunit, producing MRRAAPLIALALLSGCSMAPKYVQPDLPVPASWPVGDAYLAQSEAALPVMSYREVFADPRLAQVIEQALANNRNLRVAAANIEAARAQFRIQRASQLPQIGVAAGRTQFDNGTANQNRNQDVDIGNSPTASRSTAGVRYTADVSNTAFEIDLFGRLQSLSDAALNRYFGTEAAARATRLTLIGDVADAWLTYAADRSLLKLAEDTAANARERVKLTRLRLEGGIAPRTDLRQAEQILATAEADIAQQTTALAQDVNALQLLVGAPVDTALLPQSIADAGEAVRTLPAGLDSTILLRRPDVMQAEYELRAANAEIGAARAALFPRITLTGLAGLASNALSTLFTGAAFNYSAGVNVRYSLFAGGAAQAGVAQTQAQRDAAIAGYEGAIQAAFRDVADALARRGTITEQLRANRSFVDAAEDSFRLTDMRYRGGLDSFLTSLDAQRSLYQAQRTLLTTQLVEASNRVTLYRALGGEAVETSPGARP from the coding sequence ATGAGGCGCGCGGCACCTTTGATCGCGCTGGCGCTGCTCTCGGGCTGCTCTATGGCGCCCAAATATGTCCAGCCCGACCTGCCGGTTCCGGCCTCCTGGCCGGTGGGCGATGCCTATCTTGCGCAGAGCGAGGCGGCGCTGCCGGTGATGAGCTATCGCGAGGTATTTGCCGACCCGCGTCTGGCGCAGGTGATCGAGCAGGCGCTTGCCAATAACCGCAACCTGCGCGTGGCGGCCGCGAATATCGAGGCGGCGCGCGCGCAGTTCCGCATCCAGCGCGCCAGCCAGCTGCCGCAGATCGGCGTGGCGGCAGGCAGGACGCAATTCGACAACGGCACCGCCAACCAGAACCGCAACCAGGATGTCGATATCGGCAACAGCCCGACGGCCAGCCGGTCGACCGCCGGGGTCCGCTATACCGCCGATGTCAGCAACACTGCCTTCGAGATCGACCTGTTCGGGCGCTTGCAGTCGCTGTCCGACGCGGCGCTCAACCGCTATTTTGGCACCGAGGCAGCGGCGCGCGCGACGCGGCTGACGCTGATCGGCGATGTTGCCGATGCCTGGCTGACCTATGCCGCCGACCGGTCGCTGCTCAAGCTGGCCGAGGATACCGCCGCCAATGCGCGCGAGCGGGTGAAGCTGACCCGGCTGCGGCTGGAGGGCGGCATCGCTCCGCGCACCGATCTGCGTCAGGCCGAGCAGATACTGGCGACCGCCGAGGCCGATATCGCGCAGCAGACCACGGCGCTGGCGCAGGACGTGAATGCGCTGCAACTGCTCGTCGGCGCACCTGTCGATACGGCGCTGCTGCCGCAGTCGATCGCCGATGCAGGCGAGGCGGTGCGCACACTTCCGGCAGGGCTTGATTCGACGATCCTGCTGCGCCGCCCCGACGTGATGCAGGCCGAATATGAACTGCGCGCCGCCAATGCGGAGATCGGTGCCGCGCGCGCAGCGCTGTTCCCGCGCATCACGCTGACAGGGCTTGCCGGGCTTGCCAGCAATGCGCTGTCCACGCTGTTTACCGGCGCGGCGTTCAACTATTCGGCGGGTGTCAATGTGCGCTATTCGCTGTTTGCTGGCGGTGCTGCGCAGGCGGGCGTGGCGCAGACCCAGGCGCAGCGCGATGCGGCCATCGCAGGCTATGAGGGCGCGATCCAGGCGGCCTTCCGCGATGTGGCCGATGCGCTGGCACGGCGCGGCACGATAACCGAGCAGCTCCGCGCCAACCGTTCGTTCGTGGATGCGGCAGAGGACAGCTTCCGCCTCACCGATATGCGCTATCGCGGCGGGCTCGATTCCTTCCTCACCAGCCTCGATGCCCAGCGCTCGCTCTATCAGGCGCAGCGCACGTTGCTGACGACGCAGCTTGTCGAGGCGAGCAATCGCGTAACGCTCTACCGCGCGCTCGGCGGAGAAGCGGTCGAGACGTCACCCGGCGCGAGGCCGTGA